One genomic region from Sulfurimonas sp. encodes:
- the recR gene encoding recombination mediator RecR gives MRGSLDKFNRLVDALQELPTIGKKSATRLAYHMAINDTFVGMKISQAIEDALGSLRKCRVCGGMSEDELCSICSDERRDQTLLCIIENAKDVLLLEENGLFDGKYFVLDSLEEITVSHLVKMVENGVKEVVFAITPSISNDAVILYIEEKLNSFDINFSRIAQGVPTGVSLENVDILSLTRALEDRVKV, from the coding sequence TTGAGAGGTTCATTAGATAAGTTTAACCGTTTAGTAGATGCTCTGCAAGAACTTCCAACAATAGGAAAAAAGTCTGCAACAAGATTAGCATATCATATGGCAATAAATGATACCTTTGTTGGTATGAAAATATCTCAAGCAATAGAGGATGCATTAGGAAGTTTGAGAAAATGTAGAGTATGTGGTGGAATGAGTGAAGATGAACTTTGCTCGATTTGTAGTGATGAAAGGCGGGACCAAACTCTACTATGTATAATAGAAAATGCAAAAGATGTACTTTTACTAGAAGAAAATGGTCTATTTGATGGTAAATATTTTGTACTAGATTCTCTAGAAGAGATAACTGTTTCACATCTTGTGAAAATGGTAGAAAATGGAGTTAAAGAAGTTGTTTTTGCTATTACTCCATCTATCTCAAACGATGCTGTGATTTTATATATAGAAGAAAAACTAAATTCTTTTGATATAAATTTTTCAAGAATTGCACAAGGTGTTCCAACTGGAGTAAGTTTAGAAAATGTCGATATACTATCTCTTACAAGAGCATTAGAAGATAGAGTAAAGGTTTAA
- a CDS encoding phospholipase A, whose product MRYIYLFFIFFTSIYALENIQTKEIEDKDAKNSMKTWIDGGFGLKPYRTNYLLPFGYRTNGTYDNYSPTGDYKKMEAELQISLKLNVGSGLFGLDEKYYLSYTHKAFWQIYMESSPFRETTYNPEAFVVFSR is encoded by the coding sequence GTGCGATATATATATTTATTTTTTATTTTTTTTACTAGCATCTATGCTTTAGAAAATATACAAACGAAAGAGATAGAAGATAAAGATGCTAAAAATAGTATGAAAACATGGATAGATGGTGGTTTTGGTTTAAAGCCATATAGAACTAACTATCTCTTACCCTTTGGTTATAGAACAAATGGTACATATGATAATTATTCTCCTACGGGTGATTATAAAAAAATGGAAGCAGAGCTACAAATTAGTTTGAAATTGAATGTTGGAAGTGGACTTTTTGGATTAGATGAAAAATATTATTTATCTTATACTCACAAAGCCTTTTGGCAAATATATATGGAATCTTCTCCTTTTAGAGAAACAACATATAATCCAGAAGCTTTTGTAGTTTTTTCCCGTTAA
- a CDS encoding phospholipase A gives MKSIKVALAHRSNGQGTNEGKVIVTNQNYNTGNQSRSMNTFYTEFSFQHDTLVTEFKIWIPFYETIHGTDNPDIMEYIGYTSLKFNYFLQKHMFTLMGRGNIETGNGAVEATYSYPLIKDTYFYTKAFTGYGESLIDYNNYVTKFSIGFSFSR, from the coding sequence ATGAAGTCTATAAAAGTAGCCTTGGCTCATCGCTCAAATGGACAAGGAACAAATGAAGGTAAAGTTATAGTAACAAATCAAAACTATAACACAGGAAATCAATCTAGGAGTATGAATACCTTTTATACAGAATTTTCATTTCAACACGATACTTTAGTTACTGAATTTAAAATTTGGATACCATTTTATGAAACAATACATGGAACTGATAACCCTGATATAATGGAGTATATTGGATATACCTCATTGAAATTCAACTATTTTTTACAAAAACATATGTTTACTTTAATGGGAAGAGGGAATATAGAAACAGGAAATGGTGCAGTTGAAGCCACTTACTCTTATCCACTCATAAAAGATACCTATTTTTATACAAAAGCCTTTACAGGATATGGTGAGAGTTTGATTGATTACAATAACTATGTAACAAAATTTTCTATTGGATTTAGTTTTTCAAGATAA
- a CDS encoding chloride channel protein codes for MKKHTIEQTTIFFSVAKWLLLSSFIGIIIGATVTLFLNILQFSENNQHVVGFPHYYLLPFGLVTTVWLVKTFAPDAQGHGTEKVIEAVHKKSGKIEIAVIPIKLLTTVVTIFTGGSVGKEGPGAQIGAGMASFISDLFHFSKEDRKKLVICGIGAGFASVFGTPIAGAIFGVEVLIVGLIRYDVLLPSFIAGFAAFSTAQYLGIDYTYFDINFHQTVTLNLPLILKVILAGLFFGLISDITITFLKRIERAITKIPLNVYIKAFGGGLFLVGLSFVFGDEYFGLGIETIDQALRPDATLNANIPWYAFILKTIFTAITLGSGGSGGIVTPIFYIGATSGNLFGTLMGDHITFFAAIGFVSVLAGTTNAPIAATIMAMELFGIEVAHYAAISVVISFFMTGHRSVFPSQILAMSKSDMLDIKHGEIIGNADVKMNTAEIDRLKNFRERLQNKRKKRNEPHNSKK; via the coding sequence ATGAAAAAACATACAATTGAACAAACAACTATTTTTTTTAGTGTCGCTAAATGGCTGCTTCTCTCCTCTTTTATTGGTATAATTATTGGAGCAACAGTTACCCTCTTTTTAAATATTTTGCAATTCTCTGAAAACAATCAACATGTAGTTGGTTTTCCACACTACTATCTTCTTCCCTTTGGTTTAGTTACAACTGTTTGGTTAGTAAAAACATTTGCTCCAGATGCGCAAGGTCATGGTACTGAAAAAGTTATAGAAGCAGTACATAAAAAAAGTGGGAAAATTGAAATTGCCGTTATTCCCATAAAGCTTCTAACAACTGTTGTAACCATATTTACTGGGGGTTCTGTTGGGAAGGAAGGTCCAGGTGCGCAAATTGGTGCGGGTATGGCTTCTTTTATTTCTGACCTATTTCACTTTTCAAAAGAAGATAGAAAAAAACTTGTTATTTGTGGAATTGGGGCAGGTTTTGCTTCTGTATTTGGAACACCAATAGCAGGTGCAATATTTGGAGTTGAAGTTTTAATAGTTGGACTAATTCGTTATGATGTTCTTCTTCCATCTTTCATTGCAGGTTTTGCAGCCTTTTCAACTGCTCAATACCTTGGTATTGACTACACTTATTTTGATATAAATTTTCATCAAACAGTTACTTTAAATCTACCGCTTATTCTTAAAGTTATTCTTGCTGGATTATTTTTTGGTTTGATTTCTGATATAACGATAACTTTTTTAAAACGAATAGAAAGAGCTATCACTAAAATACCTTTAAATGTTTATATAAAAGCATTTGGTGGTGGTCTTTTTCTTGTTGGATTATCATTTGTTTTTGGAGATGAGTATTTTGGATTAGGTATTGAAACGATTGATCAAGCCCTACGACCAGATGCTACTCTTAACGCAAATATACCTTGGTACGCTTTTATTTTAAAAACAATTTTTACTGCTATTACTCTAGGTTCTGGAGGAAGTGGTGGAATAGTTACACCAATCTTTTATATAGGAGCAACAAGCGGTAATTTATTTGGTACACTTATGGGTGACCATATAACATTTTTCGCAGCCATTGGTTTTGTTAGTGTTCTTGCTGGAACTACAAATGCACCAATTGCCGCGACCATTATGGCTATGGAACTTTTTGGGATTGAAGTTGCACATTATGCCGCCATATCAGTTGTTATAAGCTTTTTTATGACAGGACACAGAAGCGTTTTTCCATCTCAAATTTTAGCCATGAGTAAATCAGACATGCTAGATATAAAACATGGTGAAATCATAGGTAATGCTGATGTTAAAATGAACACTGCCGAAATAGATAGGCTAAAGAACTTTCGTGAACGACTTCAAAACAAACGAAAAAAAAGAAACGAACCTCATAATTCTAAAAAATAG
- a CDS encoding shikimate dehydrogenase — protein sequence MKKLFAIFGNPVSHSRSPLMHNSVFKGLNYKACYTRVHLLDGTKLRETFFNLKLSGANVTVPHKEAAFKACDEVRGFAKKVGVVNTLINENGKLIGYNTDADGFMFAIEEFGKINNVLVIGAGGTAKALASRLIQNNIKVSVLNRSASRLEYFKDIAHRCYTWDNFELEKYDLVVNTTSAGLKDDELPAPKDMIDDILDNTLFVADAIYGNLTPFLKQANEKAITYKDGADMLLGQGVLANELFVNKELKLKKIKFFMQKSFNL from the coding sequence ATGAAAAAACTATTTGCTATCTTTGGTAATCCCGTATCACATTCTCGTTCTCCACTTATGCACAATAGTGTTTTTAAAGGCTTAAACTATAAAGCTTGCTATACTCGTGTGCATCTACTAGATGGAACAAAATTAAGAGAAACCTTTTTCAACTTAAAACTATCTGGTGCAAATGTCACAGTTCCACATAAAGAAGCAGCTTTTAAAGCTTGTGATGAAGTTAGAGGTTTTGCGAAAAAAGTTGGTGTTGTAAATACACTCATAAATGAAAATGGTAAACTCATCGGTTATAACACAGATGCAGATGGATTTATGTTTGCAATTGAAGAGTTTGGAAAGATTAATAATGTTCTTGTTATTGGCGCAGGCGGAACTGCAAAAGCATTAGCATCTAGACTTATTCAAAACAATATAAAAGTTAGTGTTTTAAACAGAAGTGCTTCAAGATTAGAATATTTTAAAGATATTGCACATAGATGCTATACTTGGGATAATTTTGAGTTAGAAAAGTATGACCTAGTAGTAAATACAACAAGTGCTGGACTAAAAGATGATGAATTACCAGCTCCAAAAGATATGATTGATGATATTTTAGACAATACTTTGTTTGTAGCAGATGCTATCTATGGTAACCTAACACCATTCCTAAAACAAGCGAATGAAAAGGCTATAACCTACAAAGATGGAGCAGATATGCTTTTGGGTCAAGGTGTTTTAGCAAACGAATTGTTTGTAAATAAAGAACTAAAACTCAAAAAAATAAAATTTTTTATGCAAAAGAGCTTTAATCTGTAG
- a CDS encoding anthranilate synthase component I family protein: MIYSKQFILDQLAPIAVYSKMKQLFKNEISYLFESAGQSDGNYSFICIGARERLQYINNQTIYTDATGKKHIKPQNPFSFLKEYYKKIDATIYKEATAKLNIGFVDGFIGYIGYDMVKVFEPKLSSTMENLKDELNTPDLDLMLPKIILVYSHKNHQITLVSIEKEMNDKFEFIEKSLKTNYEYVHMKNNIGNDKGTFAHSKDKFFKMIDDSKKMIRSGDVFQILMTNRFTRNIKVDPFSFYRILRTKNPSPYMFLLEYDEFNIVGSSPEVMVRLTNGELLLRPIAGTRKRGATKLEDKEMEDELLADPKELAEHLMLIDLGRNDVSRVAKTGSVKVQDMMHIERFSHVMHIVSDVTAELEEGKDMFDLFMATFTAGTMTGAPKIRAMELIAQYEGLKRGFYSGSIGYFGFDGNMDSAITIRTAMVKEDKVILQAGAGIVADSQNELEYLEVKNKLGALIHSLEDLDKD, translated from the coding sequence ATGATATACTCTAAACAATTTATACTAGACCAATTAGCACCTATTGCTGTTTACTCTAAAATGAAACAGCTTTTTAAAAATGAGATAAGTTATCTTTTTGAAAGTGCTGGTCAAAGTGATGGAAACTATAGTTTTATCTGCATAGGTGCAAGAGAACGACTTCAATACATAAATAACCAAACAATCTATACAGATGCAACTGGTAAAAAACATATAAAACCACAAAACCCTTTTAGCTTTTTAAAAGAGTATTATAAAAAAATTGATGCTACTATATATAAAGAGGCAACAGCAAAGTTAAATATTGGCTTCGTTGATGGATTTATAGGATATATTGGTTATGACATGGTTAAAGTATTTGAGCCAAAACTTAGTTCTACAATGGAGAACTTAAAAGATGAGTTAAATACACCAGACTTAGATTTAATGCTTCCAAAAATTATACTCGTTTATTCACATAAAAACCATCAAATCACTCTTGTTAGTATAGAAAAAGAGATGAATGATAAATTTGAGTTCATAGAAAAATCACTTAAAACTAATTATGAATATGTACATATGAAAAACAATATCGGAAATGACAAAGGAACATTTGCTCACTCAAAAGATAAATTTTTCAAAATGATAGATGATTCTAAAAAGATGATTAGAAGTGGTGATGTTTTTCAGATTTTAATGACTAACCGTTTTACAAGAAACATAAAAGTTGACCCTTTTAGTTTTTACAGAATTCTAAGAACAAAAAATCCCTCTCCATATATGTTTTTACTAGAATACGATGAGTTCAATATAGTAGGAAGTTCACCAGAAGTCATGGTTAGACTAACAAATGGAGAACTTCTTCTTCGCCCTATCGCAGGAACTAGAAAAAGAGGTGCTACAAAACTTGAAGATAAAGAGATGGAAGATGAACTTCTAGCAGATCCAAAAGAGTTAGCAGAGCATCTAATGCTCATAGATTTAGGTAGAAATGATGTAAGTCGTGTTGCAAAAACTGGAAGTGTAAAAGTTCAAGATATGATGCATATTGAACGATTTTCTCATGTTATGCATATAGTTTCAGATGTTACCGCCGAGCTTGAAGAAGGCAAAGATATGTTTGATTTGTTTATGGCAACTTTTACAGCAGGAACAATGACTGGAGCACCAAAGATTAGAGCGATGGAATTAATAGCTCAATATGAAGGTCTTAAAAGAGGTTTTTACAGTGGAAGCATCGGTTATTTTGGTTTTGATGGAAATATGGACAGTGCAATAACTATACGAACAGCGATGGTAAAAGAAGATAAAGTAATTCTTCAAGCTGGAGCTGGTATTGTTGCAGATAGTCAAAATGAGTTAGAATATTTAGAAGTTAAAAATAAGCTCGGTGCTCTCATTCATTCCCTAGAAGACCTAGACAAAGATTAA
- a CDS encoding SPOR domain-containing protein yields the protein MNEKNELNDIILNRGGSSGGNKKIVLAVATLGVILIIVVMLMSTLTPDAKENLPQPIPLPVQQTKVTPEQESEPLFEEVIIIEEESKNSDSLDEIAKRLKKESLKETKIAKVKTKAPVKKEVKKIKPKKVIKAPTKEVSTVKAYFIQVGSFSKYEPNKKFLDSILSQGYRYKFHKVKNLTKVLVGPFYTEREARAALRVLRSNIEAGAFLVKL from the coding sequence ATGAATGAAAAAAATGAATTAAATGATATTATTTTAAATAGAGGTGGCTCTAGCGGAGGAAACAAAAAAATTGTTTTGGCTGTAGCTACACTTGGTGTAATTCTTATCATAGTTGTTATGTTAATGAGCACTTTAACCCCAGATGCTAAAGAAAACCTTCCTCAACCTATCCCTCTTCCTGTTCAGCAAACAAAAGTAACTCCTGAACAAGAGAGTGAACCATTATTTGAAGAAGTTATAATTATTGAAGAAGAGTCTAAAAATAGTGATTCTTTAGATGAAATAGCAAAGAGATTGAAAAAAGAATCTTTAAAAGAAACAAAAATTGCAAAAGTGAAAACAAAAGCACCTGTAAAAAAAGAAGTTAAAAAAATAAAACCTAAAAAAGTTATAAAAGCCCCTACAAAAGAGGTTTCTACCGTTAAAGCTTACTTTATTCAAGTTGGTTCATTTTCAAAATACGAACCAAATAAGAAATTCCTAGACTCTATTTTAAGTCAAGGTTATAGATATAAGTTTCATAAAGTAAAAAACTTAACAAAAGTTTTAGTTGGTCCTTTTTATACAGAAAGAGAAGCTCGTGCAGCCCTAAGAGTTTTAAGAAGTAACATAGAAGCAGGTGCTTTTTTAGTTAAACTTTAA
- a CDS encoding DUF1882 domain-containing protein, with the protein MTAMDLKLIKMVNDHYWIKRDTVVEKLTFKGRTFYNKFEKINAPLTQSLINQHLKGDITIAHSIVNKHTKVENIVIDYNGRDPERFYHKTQLLLREEGYINFTAYSTKTDGHLHVYIHKGHTTLQEAIQLGKMISMKLSAKQPKQWRMFPNADMPDEYNILTLPYEVYAKERGASWSKHM; encoded by the coding sequence ATGACTGCGATGGATTTAAAACTTATTAAAATGGTAAATGATCACTACTGGATAAAAAGAGATACAGTAGTTGAAAAGCTTACATTTAAAGGTCGTACTTTTTACAATAAATTTGAAAAAATAAATGCACCTTTAACGCAGTCATTAATCAACCAACACCTAAAAGGTGATATTACGATTGCCCATTCTATTGTAAACAAACATACAAAAGTTGAAAATATTGTGATTGATTATAATGGTAGAGATCCTGAACGATTTTATCATAAAACTCAGCTTCTTCTTCGTGAAGAAGGCTATATAAATTTCACAGCTTATTCAACAAAGACAGATGGTCATCTTCATGTTTATATTCATAAAGGTCATACAACTCTGCAAGAAGCTATACAACTTGGGAAAATGATTAGTATGAAACTATCTGCAAAACAACCAAAACAGTGGAGAATGTTCCCAAATGCTGATATGCCTGATGAGTATAATATTTTAACCTTACCATATGAAGTTTATGCCAAAGAGCGTGGTGCTTCTTGGTCAAAACACATGTAA
- a CDS encoding serine hydroxymethyltransferase — MSFLKEYDSEIYNLCEKELERQTDHLEMIASENFTLPAVMEAMGSVFTNKYAEGYPAKRYYGGCEYADGVEQLAIDRACELFGCNFANVQPHSGSQANGAVYAALLKAGDKLLGMDLSHGGHLTHGSKPSFSGKNYSSFTYGVELDGRINYERVMDIAQIVKPKIIVCGASAYAREIDFKKFREIADAVGAILFADIAHIAGLVCADEHPSPFPYADVVTTTTHKTLAGPRGGMIMTNDEDIAKKINSAIFPALQGGPLVHVIAAKAVGFKYNLSPEWKEYAKQVKINAKILGEVMVKRGYDVVSGGTDNHLILVSFVGSEISGKDADLALGNAGITINKNTVPGETRSPFVTSGIRVGSAALTSRGMKEAEFELIANKMADVLDDINNTQLQATIKEELKALAQNFVIYNQSTY; from the coding sequence ATGAGTTTTTTAAAAGAGTACGATAGCGAAATTTACAATTTATGCGAAAAAGAGTTAGAGCGCCAAACTGACCACTTAGAGATGATTGCATCTGAGAACTTTACACTTCCTGCAGTTATGGAAGCTATGGGTTCAGTTTTTACTAACAAATATGCTGAGGGTTACCCTGCTAAACGCTACTACGGTGGTTGTGAATATGCTGATGGTGTTGAGCAACTAGCCATAGACAGAGCTTGTGAACTTTTTGGATGTAACTTTGCAAATGTTCAACCACACTCAGGAAGCCAAGCAAATGGTGCAGTTTATGCAGCACTTTTAAAAGCTGGTGATAAACTTCTTGGTATGGACTTAAGTCATGGTGGTCATTTAACACATGGTTCAAAACCTTCTTTTTCAGGTAAAAACTACTCTAGTTTTACTTATGGTGTTGAGCTTGATGGTCGTATTAACTATGAAAGAGTTATGGACATTGCTCAAATTGTAAAACCTAAAATCATCGTTTGTGGTGCGTCTGCTTATGCTCGTGAAATTGACTTTAAAAAGTTTCGTGAAATAGCTGATGCTGTTGGTGCGATTTTATTTGCTGATATTGCTCATATAGCAGGTCTTGTATGTGCTGATGAGCATCCTAGTCCTTTTCCTTATGCGGATGTTGTTACAACTACAACGCACAAAACTTTAGCAGGTCCTCGCGGTGGTATGATTATGACAAATGATGAAGATATTGCAAAGAAAATAAACTCTGCTATCTTCCCTGCTCTTCAAGGTGGTCCACTTGTTCATGTTATTGCTGCTAAAGCTGTTGGTTTTAAATACAACTTATCTCCAGAATGGAAAGAGTACGCTAAGCAAGTAAAAATAAATGCTAAAATCCTTGGCGAAGTAATGGTTAAACGCGGATATGATGTAGTTTCAGGCGGAACTGATAACCACTTGATACTTGTTTCTTTTGTTGGAAGTGAGATTTCAGGAAAAGATGCTGACTTAGCTCTTGGTAACGCTGGTATAACTATCAATAAAAATACAGTTCCAGGTGAAACTAGAAGTCCATTTGTAACTTCTGGTATAAGAGTTGGTTCAGCTGCTTTAACTTCTCGTGGTATGAAAGAAGCCGAGTTTGAACTAATCGCAAACAAAATGGCTGATGTTCTTGATGATATTAATAACACACAGCTTCAAGCTACTATTAAAGAAGAACTTAAAGCCTTAGCTCAAAATTTTGTAATTTATAATCAATCAACATATTAA